From Granulicella sp. WH15, the proteins below share one genomic window:
- a CDS encoding 1,4-alpha-glucan branching protein domain-containing protein yields MKGTPKASGFLTFTLHAHLPYVVNHGTWPHGMEWLHEAAAETYLPLLRVLGRLEKDGIGLRCNLNLSPILMEQLSHPVFIAEFPNYVMRKIVAAREDEAFFAQSGETHYAETARFWHKFFSDALADFQALNGNIIAGFKHFHQAGLIEIITCAATHGYLPLLGTDESVRAQIRTAIATHIRHIGEHPKGIWVPECGYRPSGFWNYPVANADGSPTPPGFDRIGVEQALSESSLDYFFVDTHLVEESARTPSPYELRNGSVPTDELIEAMTHRDYRHLYQPYYVDGPYGGSEGRSFASTVFPRDPRTGVQVWSGDTGYPGDGDYVDFHKKRWPGGHRYWRVTGSKVDMGDKQPYYPQEAAAKVQSHASHFVHLVHQALAPGLADAIPPILCAPFDAELFGHWWFEGPLWLEAVARTLHDYPTGIELISCSDYLARYPRAGFIAMHEGSWGAEGNNQVWMNSETSWTYTHIYPAELYTREVCTAGKWRETALGTQIVQQLCRELLLLESSDWQFLITTGAARDYAELRFLTHNDQFVEMKQMWQAYEATGELNEHQRTRLAAINLRDGIFPDIDPSLWATGAKEVRPELTDQRSEHAKQ; encoded by the coding sequence ATGAAGGGCACACCCAAAGCGTCCGGTTTCCTGACCTTCACGCTGCACGCGCACCTGCCGTACGTCGTCAACCACGGCACCTGGCCCCACGGCATGGAGTGGCTCCACGAAGCCGCCGCCGAGACCTACCTGCCCTTGCTCCGCGTCCTCGGCCGCTTGGAAAAAGACGGCATCGGCCTCCGCTGCAACCTGAACCTCTCGCCCATCCTGATGGAGCAGCTCTCGCACCCCGTTTTCATCGCCGAGTTCCCCAACTACGTGATGCGCAAGATCGTCGCCGCCCGCGAAGACGAGGCCTTCTTCGCCCAGTCCGGCGAGACCCACTACGCCGAGACCGCCCGCTTCTGGCACAAGTTCTTCTCCGACGCCCTGGCCGACTTCCAGGCGCTTAACGGCAACATCATCGCGGGCTTCAAACACTTCCACCAGGCCGGCCTCATCGAGATCATCACCTGCGCCGCCACCCACGGCTACCTGCCGCTGCTGGGCACCGACGAGAGCGTCCGCGCGCAGATCCGCACCGCCATCGCCACGCACATCCGCCACATCGGCGAGCACCCCAAAGGCATCTGGGTGCCCGAGTGCGGCTACCGGCCCTCCGGCTTCTGGAACTACCCCGTCGCCAACGCTGACGGCTCGCCCACGCCTCCAGGCTTCGACCGCATCGGCGTCGAACAGGCGCTCTCCGAGTCCTCCCTCGACTACTTCTTCGTGGACACTCATCTGGTCGAGGAGTCCGCCCGCACGCCCTCGCCGTACGAGCTGCGCAACGGCTCCGTGCCCACCGACGAGCTGATCGAGGCGATGACGCACCGCGACTACCGCCACCTCTACCAGCCCTACTACGTCGACGGACCCTACGGCGGCTCCGAAGGCCGCTCCTTCGCCTCTACCGTCTTCCCGCGCGACCCGCGCACAGGCGTGCAGGTCTGGTCGGGCGACACCGGCTACCCCGGCGACGGCGACTACGTGGACTTCCACAAGAAGCGCTGGCCCGGCGGGCACCGCTACTGGCGCGTCACCGGCTCCAAGGTAGACATGGGCGACAAGCAACCGTACTACCCGCAGGAGGCCGCCGCCAAGGTCCAGAGCCACGCCTCGCACTTCGTCCACCTCGTCCACCAGGCGCTGGCGCCGGGACTGGCCGACGCCATCCCGCCCATCCTCTGCGCGCCCTTCGACGCCGAGCTTTTCGGCCACTGGTGGTTCGAAGGACCGCTCTGGCTGGAGGCCGTGGCCCGCACGCTGCACGACTACCCTACCGGCATCGAGCTGATTAGCTGCTCCGACTATCTGGCCCGCTACCCCCGCGCCGGGTTCATCGCGATGCACGAGGGATCGTGGGGAGCCGAGGGCAACAACCAGGTCTGGATGAACTCCGAGACCAGTTGGACCTACACCCACATCTACCCGGCTGAGCTGTACACCCGCGAGGTCTGCACGGCGGGCAAGTGGCGCGAGACGGCTCTAGGCACCCAGATCGTGCAGCAGCTCTGCCGCGAGCTGCTGCTGCTCGAGTCCTCCGATTGGCAGTTCCTCATCACCACAGGCGCGGCACGCGACTACGCCGAGCTGCGTTTCCTGACGCACAACGATCAGTTCGTCGAGATGAAGCAGATGTGGCAGGCGTATGAAGCAACCGGCGAGCTGAACGAGCACCAGCGGACGCGGCTGGCGGCCATCAACCTGCGCGACGGCATCTTCCCCGACATCGACCCCAGCCTGTGGGCCACCGGAGCCAAGGAGGTCCGCCCCGAGCTGACTGACCAACGGAGCGAGCACGCGAAGCAGTAA
- the moaA gene encoding GTP 3',8-cyclase MoaA has translation MTLAALDRSPDRSPDQSRSQSPEKRLRDSFGRAITDLRVSVTDRCNYRCVYCRTGNEGAQYSELAISDYERMIRIFVSLGIEKVRLTGGEPLLRAGLIEMVQDLSALRTSYLPDGTPTLAGKPLDLALTTNGHLLADLTAPLKAAGLSRITVSMDAVDPETFTAITRVPRSFDKVLAGIRAASAAGLGPVKVNCVLLRGFNDGQIEQFAEFSRREGVIVRFIEWMPLEEDRSWKPETVVPMAEIVSRLSAWRPLVELPPHHASETARRFTFDDGLGEIGIIAPVSRPFCGHCSRIRLTSDGKIRTCLFSQSDHDLVGRMARGASDAELAEYIRSIVQHKEARHHIGEPGFEKPSRSMVHIGG, from the coding sequence ATGACACTCGCAGCCCTAGATCGAAGTCCAGATCGAAGCCCGGACCAGAGCCGCTCCCAGTCTCCCGAAAAACGGCTGCGCGACAGCTTCGGCCGCGCGATCACCGATCTGCGAGTCTCCGTCACCGACCGCTGCAACTACCGCTGCGTCTACTGCCGCACCGGCAACGAGGGAGCCCAGTACAGCGAGCTGGCCATCTCGGACTACGAGCGCATGATTCGGATCTTCGTCTCGCTGGGGATCGAGAAGGTTCGCCTGACCGGCGGCGAGCCTCTGCTGCGGGCTGGCCTCATCGAGATGGTGCAAGACCTCTCCGCCCTGCGCACATCCTACCTCCCCGACGGCACTCCGACACTGGCAGGTAAGCCCTTAGACCTGGCCCTGACCACCAACGGCCACCTGCTCGCCGATCTCACCGCGCCGCTCAAGGCCGCTGGCCTCAGCCGCATCACCGTCAGCATGGACGCGGTCGATCCCGAGACCTTCACCGCCATCACCCGCGTTCCGCGCAGCTTCGACAAGGTGCTCGCGGGCATCCGCGCCGCATCCGCCGCGGGCCTCGGCCCGGTCAAGGTCAACTGCGTCCTCCTTCGCGGCTTCAACGACGGCCAGATCGAGCAGTTCGCCGAGTTCTCACGGCGCGAAGGCGTCATCGTCCGCTTCATCGAGTGGATGCCGCTCGAGGAAGACCGTAGCTGGAAGCCCGAGACCGTCGTCCCTATGGCCGAGATCGTCTCCCGCCTGAGCGCCTGGCGGCCCCTGGTCGAGCTGCCGCCACACCATGCCAGCGAGACCGCCCGTCGCTTCACCTTCGACGACGGCCTGGGCGAGATCGGCATCATCGCCCCGGTCTCTCGGCCCTTCTGCGGTCACTGCAGCCGCATCCGCCTTACCTCCGACGGCAAGATCCGCACCTGCCTCTTCTCCCAGTCCGACCACGACCTGGTAGGCCGCATGGCGCGCGGAGCCTCCGACGCCGAGTTAGCCGAGTACATCCGTAGCATCGTCCAACACAAAGAGGCCCGCCATCACATCGGCGAGCCGGGCTTTGAAAAACCATCGCGCAGCATGGTCCATATCGGTGGCTGA